DNA from Mustela lutreola isolate mMusLut2 chromosome 6, mMusLut2.pri, whole genome shotgun sequence:
TTATGACAGACTACTTCTCAGCTTTGGCtattatttgaaaactttttccatTAGCAGTCTTTGGCTTTCATAAAAGTTTGGCAATCGataatattgtttaatttttaacaaggtttttaaaataatttttaacaaagaGTATTTTATGATATGAAAATGGGTTGTTAAaaaatagggttttttaaattccaattttGGTATGAATGTACTTCTTTGCATTGCTTTTTCTCAAATGAGTCTAGAAACCAAGACAATTGGGCTAATTTGACATTTTTCATTTGATATAAAATATGcagaaattaaaacattcagtttcttttaaaacagaGGCAGATTCATTAATTTAAGAAGCTGGGGGAAATTATGCACAACACACTACGAAAATAAAGTTTTTGTTATCAATACACATGATCTTGTaggaaacaaaacattttcttttcaaaagcagGGATTGTTCTAAGTCTAGATTCAGAAAGGTACCCATTTCTGTAAATACCAACTTATGACTGTGAGAaatggctgctgctgctgctgcttcttcacaCAATTATGATCAGAGTAAGTAAAAATGTACCTTTTTAATGACTAAATGGAAGGCTGGCCTATAATAGTCAAATCAATATAAACATTGgtaatgagtttttaaatttcagaattatgcatatacatatgctGCTTAAGACCTATCACCCTAAACAatcagggcaaaaaaaaaaaattcaatataaaactatataaatcaaatgGGTTTGTTGCCAAAACATAGCacaaaatgtatacatttcttTATTCCAAGATTtgcacattaaaagaaaaaactgccaACACATTTCGACAATatactagaaataataaataagacaattttttaaaaaatcatatattccCTTTAAGTGCCAAGTACTTTCAATTTTTCTAAATGAGACTAATCTTTTCCATGGCAAACAATAGTATGCTGTACATTTTGGTAATGAAAATTATGTTGATAAATACACAAGGCATGTATGTATTTccacagtatctttttttttcacagttaccaaaaataaaaattgcattcaACTCATACATCTATAAATATTCTGATTCCTCGCTGTATGGATGTGAAGGAAATGGGAGTACAAAGTCTTTCAACAACCCGGACTTCAACTCTCTTTCTTCGTTGTCTCCCTTCCACATGTCCCTTTGAGAATCCCTCTGCGGTATGGCCATGCTCCGAGACGAGGGCAGAAAGAAAGCAGTATGGACGTGGCCGTGAGGGCCAGGGCCTGTCTTCCAGCCAGCTTTAGGAGGGCTGATGGAACCCGATCTTTATCATGTGGTATTTTAAGGCAGTCTGAGTGAGTTTCACTCGAATGTCCATACCTCAAGGTCCTGAACTATGAAGTCTTCCTTTTTGGAAAGGATATCATTATTGAAAGTGCTGCAAGAGTTGCTCCGTCCATGGTATAAGTCAGCATCTAGCCATAAACCAAACCGTCCGCTGAAATAATCACAAATACCAAAAGGTGAAAACACTTCAGTCTCACGTGACAtactttctgccctccctccccccaacttgtttCCTTTATGCTACCAACAGACAAAACCCTAAATTGCTTGGAAAACAATATGTTTCCTTTATTACATTTAAATGACCCATCttttaaaagacaactgataACAGTCCCTCATTTagacacataaataaatcattttatcttTGACTCTGAGGTTCATGCATTGGGCCACTGTCCTAATGAAGGAGATGGCCTAACTGAAATCACCTGACACAAGGTATTGGTTACCCCGGTTAAAACAAACTCTCACAGGTCAGGCAGTgaattaataacaacaacaaaaaccttaccCTCCACCACCAAGTTCCAAAGAGCTTATGTCTCCATTGATAAAGTATGAGTTTTCTCCACTCCACTTAAAGACCTAAGGATACAAACACAACACAGAGAACAGACATTTCAATATGGAGAATCAGGGAAGAGGGAATTATTGGGATAGTACGTCTGTGTGGAAGGAAACTAGCCCTTGACTGAGGAAGCTCCAGATTGCCAGATCTTCAAAGGAGTTGTAAAGTAGGAAAGACCTCTTCAAGCACATGTTGGCTCTGACCTGCTATCATCCCTCCCTAGATCCCAGAGCACGTGAAAGAGCAGTTTGCAAGGCCCAGGGAGGGACCCTCAAAGCAGTCTGTGTGCTATAGCCATGAAGAACAGATCCAGCCTTGCGTGCGTCCAGATAAGGTAGTGTGACAGCTGCTGCTCCAGTGCCGTCCCCCAACTCCAAACCCCCCCATGATCCTGACAACATAACAGTGGGTATTTCTGTTATAATACAGTGGGTATTCCTCCCATTTTGGTACCTTGAAATTGGGGCTAAATGTGTACAGAAACGTTTCGCCTGTGCCATAATAGTGGTCACTGAACTTGAAAGGATGAGTTGCATATGCTCCAAAAATCtgtcaaaagaaaacagaaacatcttTTTTCAAACCAAACCTCCCAAAGAATGGCTTTCTGAAATACTCCAACACAATCCTGTTCTGAGTTATCATTAAACCTCTTTCAGCAAAGACCATTACTAAATTAGAGCTCTTAAgttaaaaagacaaccaacaaacaaataaaatatccttATTCCTAATTGGAACTCAAGTGGCTCAGAGAATGTATTTGTCAAAGGCCAGCAATTGttccaattttaaaacatttctgaagATCCCTATGGGGTCAGATTTCCTCTTGTGAATACAGATGACATACTAGGAACATTAAACAGTAAGATACACCTTGCACACAGAAGTGAGTGGTTGAAAGAACAAAATCATGTGTCCTGTGTGTTTTATAAGTGCATTCATGGCCAGTCATTTCcccagagaaaatacatttttctttcaatttataaaaatgagttGGCAATATGCTTATTAAGATTgtgtccttggggcgcctgggtggctcagtgggttaagcctctcccttcagctcaggtcatgatctcagggtcctgggatcaagccccacattgggctctctgctcagtggggagcctgctatcctctctctctctctctctctcactgcctgcctctctgcctatttgtgatctctgtcaaataaataaataaaatcttaaaaaaaaaaaaaaaaggattgtgtCTTAACATGACTGATCTAACATCTCTTGGCTTAAGAtggcttttaagaaaaaataaaaatgccataagACTATGGACTTTCAGGATGATTTAGTTGTATTTGAACCAgtaatttttctgctttttgttttgttttgttttttttttctaactgtccttgtttcctgtcttcctgCTCAGATCCTGACCAGTGCTTGCAAAGGGTAAGACTGGCAAGAGTgaacatatatattttgaaaacatcCCTAAGTGATTCCCATACACCTCCTACTTCAGAAACCCACTGGAGAAACACTGCCTTAAATGGAGGTTATCTGAAACATGTCGTagcttttgaaaattattttattttttttaaagatttatttatttaacagacagaggtcacaagtaggcagagaggcaggcagagaaagagggggaagcaggctccatgccgagcagagagccctattcaaggcttgatcccaagaccctgggatcatgacctgagccaaaggcagaggcttaacacactgggccacccaggcgccccttttgaaaattattttaattggattatcaCCATGGTAgaatctctctcttcttcaccAGTTACACTTAGTTTCTGGCAActtgaaatactaaaaattagGTAGGGGAAAAGTTTCTAAACTCTTTCTAACTAAGTTCTTCATACTTCCTGCTACTAAACCCTTCTCTACAGCTgctaagaacaaataaaaacaaaacactaacaaaaacatcaaaaatcCATTTCCTTCTCCTGGTGATCTTTcagtaaaaaaactaaaatacaactgAGACAGGCATCTACTTTAAAAAGCATGTGTTTAAAACAGGACAGAAGGGCAATGGCCATAGGCAGACGGAAGTGGGTCCTTTCctggaatgaaaaggaaaagctaCCTTACTTTCACCCTCTCATGAttctaaatatattctttctTAACTAAAAAACCTTCTTAGCAATCGTGGAAATCTATTTAAGGATTAGGGGCTGGATGATACTAAGGAATTACTGTTAATTTTCTTAGGTACACAGCATTGTGGTTATGTAAGAAAATGTCCACTTTCTCCTCTATTCatttatcttgaaagaaattttatggtatgtatatAATGATATTGTTGAGTCTATaccattaaaaatttaatatattaacaaaaacagaacaaaggaatccatggaggaaaaaaaagttgagataGCCAGAAGTggtaaaaccaaaacaaaacaaaaaaaggttcaTATAATAAAACCTACAAATGTGTATTtgctctcctcttctctctcagctTCTTTAGTGGAAAACCATTACATGAAGtagtaatctttttattttttaaaatttatttgaattcaatttaattaacatatagcatattcTTAGCTTCAGAGGtacaatttaatgattcatcagttgcctataaTACTcagtgttcattccatcaagtgccctccttaatgcacaATTTATCACAATTTATCACAATTTATCAATTTATGCACAATTTATGGGTTTTTAATATATATCAATGTAATATGTATAACAAAATTaccataaaaatgggaaaatgtaatTGAGCAATATCAAAGTAACATTTCAGTACCTTATCTGGAATTAAGTTAGTATAAATCAGACTCCATCCATTGCCTGATGATTGCTCTATTTTCCACAGTGCCTTGTGGTATAAGTTACTCCACAGTCTAATTTGACTAAAATTGGGCCCTCCCTGCAGGGGTAGTTTCTTTGGCCAGTTTATGAAGTTTCTCCTAACTCTAGGAAGGCCCTCCTTAGCGATCTCTGTTCCTGGTTCTCTCTGCTCAACTAGAAGCTCCTCAGTTTAGCTTGTTGTCTTTATGCAGTTACCAGCCTCCTCTTAATTGTTTACCCCCAAACTGTCATCATTTTCTAGGGTTCTCTTTGGCTTGAACTTGTCCATACTCTTCTAAATAAAGTCCGTTCCTTTGGGGACAGCTTCAGAGCTCTAtgtccgtttttgtttttgtttttgttttaaagatatgcCGTGGACAGGGGCTAGGCCAGGGCAAGTTCAGCCACTGTGTCTGACAGGCCAGGGGGTGTGGCAGACAAGTACAGGCTCAGGGAGCCTGTGCAAGGGGTCTGGTGGGAGCCACAGTGGACAAGTCGATGAGTGCAGGGCTGGGGAAAGTCTGTGTGCTACGTCTGGAGAGGCTGTGGTGGATGAGCACAGAGCTGGGGCCAGCCTGAGGGCCGGGTATGGCGGGGCAGAGGCCAAGCTGGGTGAACAGATGGCTGGCCCGGTGGGTTGGAGCCACAGGGGAATGTGGAGTGAGCTGGTGGTACTAGCAAGGGAAATTGAGTGCACTAAAAATGGCACCCATCAGCACCAGGTttgcagtaaaaaaaaacaaaaaccagacccCTGCTCTCAGGTATACTCTCTGAAACTAGTCAACTAGTCAACACATCTCCCTCACGTGCAGCCCAGGTGCTTCTCAAGCTATTGCCTCTGTGTTGAGACTCAGAGCAAGTGAGTCTGTGTGTGAGCCCTTCAACAATGCAATTTTCCCTTTCCTACAGCCCTCTTGCTCTCCCAAAAATCAGCCTCGTTTTCAAAAGTAGCCTTTGTTTTCAAAGACCGTTGTTCTGGGAGCTTGCCTTTCTGGTACAGGTCCCATGGGCTGGTatgcctaatgtgggacttgacccctcACTTCTCAGAGAGGAGGTGCATgttttgtgatctctctccctcttgtggGTCACTAGGAGGATGGCGCGGAGTCCTGTCAAGACTGCTTTTCTGCCCCTCCTACCCATCttgatgtggcttttttttttttttttttgtccccaccctaccccactcCCAGCCTCGTCCTATGTTATACAACATCTGTTCTGTTAGTCTGCAGGTCTTTTCAGAGAGCACTGTTGTACAGTTGTAACGTGGTGTGTTCATGGGAGGAGGTTAGCAGAGCTCTAAGTCTTACAATCTGCCTCTTCTCCTAGAGCGGGGAGCCAGGGGCTGGATAGTGGCTGCTTCCCTCAGaggaacacttttattttatgagGAGGGTGGCAGGCAGGGGTAGTAGCTCTTGGTCATAGAACTTCTGCTCTAAGAGCTTCGGCAAGGGCTTTTGATATTCCTTCATTCTACCATGCCTAAGATAGAGCATATCCCCTACAAACAGAGGTTGGGTAGAAGAAAATAATCCTCCACCTCCAAGCCATACTTACTGCGAATTTAGCCTCTGAAACATAGGTCTTGGGTAGGGGGTAAGAAGTGCTTGGGACCTACTCTTTGAGGATATATCACAGCAGTTTCTTAGAGACTTGAAGTGActgttgtttttatagtttctacCAGTTATGGTTGTTTCTCTGACTATTGATTCTGCAGAGCTCCCTTTGGTGCTGTTCTACATACATAAtgcttttaaattagaattttacATAATTTGTTCCCAGATAAATTTACAGGTGTTATTCTACCCTGTTCTCAAACACAGCAAAGCCACATTCTTGCCTTGGGGGGGTCACTTGGGTGCAGGTGAAATTGTGCTGCATTCCTGCTCTGTGCTGCCAACACATTCCCCAACAAACTTGGTATCTTTTGGTAAATTAGTAGAACTAATCTGTACTTATGATGAGGGTTTGTATGTGATAAAACCATCTAACCATAGCTCATATAAAACAACTCTAACATTTCACTAAATCCCTATGTAATTCCATTTTAAgcctttgttgttattatttaaaaatttttaacctgACCGTACCCACTTGGATAATGTTTAAATAAAGTGTCATCAATCAAGAAGTAATAACAACAATGATAATAGGTAAACTACTCCTCACAATTCTTTATCTATAATAACACAGCAATAAAGTCACAGGAAAGATCAGAGTTGAGAAAGACAGTGCCTCCAgtacccccatctctctgctaATTTCTCCCAAGACAAATTATGATCGCAAATATCAACTTCCCTAAAATGCCCACAATCGTATAGCTTCAGAGCAAGCAATGCTTCATAGTGCCCCAAATACAACAGGCACTCATACATTTTCTCAACATATGAATAAGTGAAAAGCTGTTGAACAAAACCTGCTTCAatgccagaaagagaaaagaatgacatctacatcttaaaaatgtaaagaaaattctTCTTGCTATAGCAGAGACCAAACTGAAATGACTAAATCTTGAAAGATGTCTTCCTTTTGTGGAGCAAAAACCTGAGTGGGTAGTATATGAAAGAAAACCGCCCAGATTCCACTCACATCTATGCTGACAGAATACTAGTCTGGGTGCATGGGGCTAATATCTAGAATTCACCACTGCCTCCAAGACCAAGAGAAAGGGCGAGGAGCAATGGTACAGAATATCCCTTGTAACAGTTGGGTGCTTCAGGTGCCACACACTTCAGCCCTGACTTGCTCTCCATCTGGGCAAGCACGCAGGCAAGGTTTGTGGGCACTAGTTCAGCTACCTGTAAAGAGTTCTGGTATGGCACGGGAACTTTTTTCTGCACTATCTGCCAATCCAGACTTGACTTCTGTCCAGCTTTTCCAGCTTTAGGTTGCAGAATATCATTATTGCTTCCTACTATACGGCGAGCACAGGAAAAAAGAATTCCTTTAtgtaactgtatttggaaatacaCTCCATTTTTTTCTATAGATACATCTGGAAGTATATTGGGGTAAGATGACATAATaattgggatttactttaaaatacttcagcaagggacgcctgggtggctcagtggattaaacctctgcattgggctcaggtcatgcccttggggtcctgggatcgagtcctgcatcaagctccctactcagtggggagcctgcctcccccccttctcttgctctctctctgcctacttgtgacctctgtgtcaaataagtaaataaaatcttaaaaaaaaaaaacttcaccaaAGAAAAACCAACAAAGACCTATGAAGTGTATGTGGCAAAGTCCTGCTAGCTATGAACTCTGGATGATGGCAAGTTCTTACACTGGCCTCTCTACTATTGTGTAAGTTTGAACATCGTCATCACAAAATGTTTTCTGTGAGATGAACAAGCCTCACCTGATTATCCATATCTTTGATGACCAACAGGACAGGACTGTCTAGGGATGCCGACTTCCGATAGAGAGTTTTCAAACTGGTCCCATGCTCTAATGTGCTGTATGTGAGTCTCCACGGATACCCCTGTACCCGTGCTGGAAGGCGTCGGGCCAGCTGCAAATCCAAAGACGGAGATGTAAATATACAATCTGTCCACAAATCTAATAAGCTTGTACCACTAAGCAAGTACCTGAGGCTCAAGCTCAAAATCACCCTTACTCACATGTTGCTCCTTTTTAATCTGACAAATATTTGTAACTATAccccaggaaagagaagggaaaaatctCTTCCTTGATGTTGCTACCTTGGCAGGGATGCCAGTCAGAGCATACAGTCCCTCTTAGGGACTGAATGAGGGGTCACCAGGCAACTATACATCTGGAGATACAGCACCTAGCCTGATAGGAATTAGATACCTGCTTTCCCTTTTACACTTCAACCTGACCTTCACCAAACAGTTCATGGTTCTCCATTTGTTCTTTCTAAATGCTCATAAGCTCAGAGCTGCTACCGACAACTCAGTGCAGCTTCCCACAGAAGTGAGAGCAAAGAACACAGGTGTTTTGTGCTAGTAGTCAAATGTAGTCTGTATTCACCTTGCTGTATCTTTCACTTACGTTAACATTTAGCTTAAACTTGGCTCCCATAAATACCAATAATGCATCTCTCTTCAAAAATACCAACAAAGGAGGCTATGAAGTACTGAAGTCTTCAGAATGCTTAACATCAGTTGTAATATCAGCATGAACCCCATTTCTGTAGCTGCTTGGTCAAATCTCTTGGCTTTCCTGAGCCTTCACAGATTCATTTGCAAATTGAGGGAGTTGAACTTGATTCTTTAAGGTCTCTGAAATTCAGGTTTCTAAGCTAACAGGAGAAATGCAAGAGATTCCTTACTACAGTTCAAATACAGCACATTACAGTATTTCATAAAACTAAAGTTGCAggttttcagaaaatataaagtgaacaaaggaaatcacagaaaaaggaaaattactccTAGTGGTTGGTAGTTTCCATACAGCTAGTAAAGTGTATTTGCTATATAACCTTTATTGATCCCTGTAAGTTAAAACTATTGGAACTCTGTAGTAATCACCAGGATAAATCTGAATCCTTTTTTAAGTGTTAGGGATATGCATTAGTACTACAGtaggataatttaaaaattggtattGAAGACAAGAATGGGTTTTCATTCGGACTTAGAAGATGGATACAGTTTCTGGCCAAGTCCCCAAACTCCCGAAGAGGTGACAGGGAGAGCTAATGTAACCTCTCAGATGCTGGTATTGGTTAGGCTGCTGgtgttctccccccccccacaccatgAGAAGAGCAAGTGCAGGCAGGGATGGGAAATGCTTCTTTAAGGCCTaggaacaccccccaccccgccccaccccgggtCCTGAGTCCCCTGGGAGAGCCCACCTGCTCGATGTGCATGTTCTCCAGGAGTGCGCTGTGGGGCTGCAGGACCGGCAGAGCGGCCTCCTCATCATCCTCATAGTAACCGCAAGTGCTCTTCCTGCGCTTGGCCTCCTCAACGGTGATGATCTGAAATGCAGAGAAACCCCCAGACCTGATATAGCTGCTTTTCCTTCACCTGCTAAAAATGACCTCAAGCACATAAGTGCTTGTAACGGGTGGAGTTTTAGCAGTAGGACATAAACTGAACCGGGACTTTTGGAAAAGGGCTAATTTCAGCTACAATTTCTGAGCAAATGCAGAATTTAACACAGTGTAGCGGAGACACTAAGTGCGTACAAATTCAAGTCACAGGTTTTTCCACTTTTACTACCACTGCTGAGTGCTCATGGAGTGTGAATTATTATGCCTGATTCCACAGGTGACCTAGACCCCTGAAAAGCCCTAAATTACTCTCTTTTAGCCTGCATCTAAGTTTGAATTGTTAAGGAGCTAATAGCAATCATTCTGTAATCTTTTATAGATAGGGAAATTGAGAGATAaggatagttttttaaaatcaagactcCTGTTTTCTCTCAAGGCTATGGCACAAAGCCACAAACCCTGATAGAAATAACAAATGGTAACATCCACCAGAAGCAGCAATACAAAGAAACACAAAGCTTTAGGCTAAGTTACAATTAGGTTACATTTCTTTATGTACAATTCAGAAACTATCAAAATAACCTTTCCTTCAAAACTGAGAAACTTGATTTtgtacacatttattatttcattgtaaCTATGCTTATGAATGAACAAAGTCAATTTCAACTTAAAAATCTATTCTTTGTCCCCCTTAACATCTGGAGAAGTCACTAAATGATATAGTGACTAATTCATCAAAATACCTGGGTACTAGCGTCAGTGGACTTTTGCATTATAGAGAAAAGGCATTTATGTACATCTAATCAAAGTTGCCAGGTAACATGCCACTCAATTTGCAATATGTACAGTGACAGATATAAAGTACCTGCCACCCAGATTTACAGGTAAGGAAAGtaactaatatattttattatcttctcATGGGGCTTTACCTAAAACCCTGTCAAAGAGTCACAGTCATAGGATTTTAAGTGTATTAAATAAAGCACATATTTTTATAGTGAACTCTACATTTAACAGAGGTACAAACAGGGCTGAATGAAAAAACTAAAATGTGGATTTTTTACTCCAAGGAGGAGGGACAAGCCACATCATATCCatctcccaaaacaaataaaatacctgCTTCCGTTGAAATGTCAGCACATCCTTTCTAATTAGGAGGCATTTGGAAACATACCCAGTGGCGGATCTTGGAGGAATCACCAGCACCTCATTAGCTCTCAAGGACTCCCACATACCTTCACAAAAGGCTCTTGGTCAGGTCTGGCACAATAGAAAATCTGAACGTCCAAGGGCAACCTTCGGATTCTCATCCTGAGTGGGGGAGAACCGTCTGCTTGCTAATGAGATAGAAGCAGCGTTTTCCTGGCTGCCCCACCACTGTTGCTGCCGGCCACGAGGAGCTACAATGGTTTGTGCTGCTTCTAGCTTCCTGCATAATTGAGTTTCTGTTTCCCTCAGGAGAGGGTTCAGCATTTCTGCAGGAACACACCCAAATTAGGATTTAGAGCAAACACACACTTCCTGTCAGGCATAGCTGTGAGGCAGTAAAATGACACTTTCACCTTTGAAACGGGTAAGTTTCCTAACTGAAACAAAACTccattggtttgtttgtttgtttttctttgtcttcttatatttttcttccttatagtCCTCTGGCTAAGCTCTAGCTCTTCAAGCCCTGCCTTTTTGGAGTTTTTTCCAGCACCTTCTCTAAAgctaaatttccattttaaaactttatggATGTTGCCAGCAACAGGTTTGAATCTTGAAGGAAGGATAAAAGGAGCCTTGACCTGAGGTAGTTTCATTATACTTAGGCCAATGGTATTTCACTTCAATACCATATCATGTTTGTTAGATATGAGGAACTTAAAAGAATGGGAGAACATCTGGTTTATATGAGGctgaaaaaaatgttactttaGGTTCAGTTTTTCAAAAGAGCTGGCAAAGGAACATTTACCCTTAGTGACTAATAAGCACGATCAGCCCTGCTCTGCTTTCTGGATTCGATGGCATAGGGGGTTGGGAAAAAAATGCGGATTACCATTGGATTGATTTTTAGCGATCTTTCTGTGACTCTTCCACATCAAAATGGTCTTTGGTACTGCTGAGGGGGTCAGGGGCTGTGACATAGCTCATCCCAAGGGTCTGTTCTAATGAGAACTCTGCC
Protein-coding regions in this window:
- the NCOA7 gene encoding nuclear receptor coactivator 7 isoform X8, which produces MRIRRLPLDVQIFYCARPDQEPFVKIITVEEAKRRKSTCGYYEDDEEAALPVLQPHSALLENMHIEQLARRLPARVQGYPWRLTYSTLEHGTSLKTLYRKSASLDSPVLLVIKDMDNQIFGAYATHPFKFSDHYYGTGETFLYTFSPNFKVFKWSGENSYFINGDISSLELGGGGGRFGLWLDADLYHGRSNSCSTFNNDILSKKEDFIVQDLEVWTFE